One Burkholderia vietnamiensis LMG 10929 genomic window carries:
- a CDS encoding DUF979 domain-containing protein, with amino-acid sequence MIGLEPLYSVAGAMFAAFACFNLMDRTNPRRVVNFAFWAIYALTFLFGALLPHFVTGCLAIALALIAGSGKLGRGKSDEAGEAAAARRAANALRFGNRLFLPALLIPVVTLIGTFVLKLVPFVEPKSVTLISLVLGTLVAFAVALAMLRDSPVHALKEARHTMDAVGWAAILPQMLAALGALFALAGVGGVVSGLVRDWVPVDSPFAVVAAYTVGMALFTMIMGNGFAAFPVMTAGIGLPLIVHQFHGNPAILGAIGMLSGFCGTLMTPMAANFNIVPAALLELKDKNGVIKAQWPTAVLLLAVNTLLMYAFVFRY; translated from the coding sequence ATGATCGGTCTCGAACCGCTGTACTCGGTGGCCGGCGCGATGTTCGCCGCGTTCGCGTGCTTCAACCTGATGGACCGCACGAACCCGCGCCGCGTCGTCAATTTCGCGTTCTGGGCCATCTATGCGCTGACGTTTCTGTTCGGTGCGCTGCTGCCGCACTTCGTGACGGGCTGTCTCGCGATCGCGCTGGCGCTGATCGCCGGCTCGGGCAAGCTCGGCCGCGGCAAGTCAGACGAAGCCGGCGAGGCGGCGGCCGCGCGGCGCGCGGCGAACGCGCTGCGCTTCGGCAACAGGCTGTTCCTGCCCGCGCTGCTGATTCCCGTCGTCACGCTGATCGGCACGTTCGTGCTCAAGCTCGTGCCGTTCGTCGAACCGAAGAGCGTGACGCTGATTTCGCTCGTGCTCGGCACGCTCGTCGCGTTCGCCGTCGCGCTCGCGATGCTGCGCGATTCGCCCGTTCATGCGCTGAAAGAGGCGCGTCACACGATGGACGCCGTCGGCTGGGCCGCGATCCTGCCGCAGATGCTCGCGGCGCTCGGCGCGCTGTTCGCGCTCGCGGGCGTCGGCGGCGTGGTGTCGGGGCTCGTGCGCGACTGGGTGCCGGTCGATTCGCCGTTCGCGGTCGTCGCCGCATACACGGTCGGGATGGCGCTGTTCACGATGATCATGGGCAACGGGTTCGCGGCGTTCCCGGTGATGACGGCCGGCATCGGCCTGCCGCTGATCGTCCATCAGTTTCACGGCAATCCGGCGATCCTGGGGGCGATCGGGATGCTGAGCGGCTTCTGCGGTACGCTGATGACGCCGATGGCCGCGAACTTCAACATCGTGCCGGCCGCGCTGCTGGAACTGAAGGACAAGAACGGCGTGATCAAGGCGCAGTGGCCGACCGCCGTGCTGCTGCTGGCCGTCAATACGCTGCTGATGTACGCGTTCGTATTCCGCTACTGA
- a CDS encoding diguanylate cyclase domain-containing protein, whose product MTSDFTRPPGGSHAALDTARGPRTPTADTPAMVLLVDDQTIVAEAIRRALVDEEGIDFHYCPRSDDALAVAIDTRPTVILQDLVMPGADGLSLVSAYRANPATRDVPIIVLSTQEDPAIKSTAFACGANDYLVKLPDRIELVARIRYHSRSYMNLLQRDEAYRALRQSQQQLLEANLELRRLTHSDGLTGLSNRRYLDEYLAAEWRRGARERSELSLLMIDVDNFKLYNDTYGHVSGDGVLRQVATTIERCLAQSGDFAARFGGEEFAVVMPATTPGAARLLGEKIRLAVEALRLEHTHSSTGRYVTISIGGASIVPAPGVPATLLIEAADRALYRAKHGGKNRVDVDAQPTPAPRAPSAPGSDPDRSPTR is encoded by the coding sequence ATGACCAGTGACTTCACCCGCCCGCCCGGCGGCTCGCATGCGGCGCTCGACACTGCGCGCGGGCCGCGCACGCCGACCGCCGACACCCCGGCGATGGTTCTGCTGGTCGACGACCAGACGATCGTCGCCGAGGCGATCCGGCGCGCACTCGTCGACGAGGAAGGGATCGACTTCCACTACTGCCCGCGCTCGGACGACGCACTGGCCGTCGCGATCGACACGCGCCCGACGGTGATCCTGCAGGATCTCGTGATGCCCGGCGCGGACGGGCTGAGCCTCGTGAGCGCGTACCGCGCGAACCCGGCGACGCGCGACGTGCCGATCATCGTGCTGTCGACCCAGGAAGACCCGGCGATCAAGAGCACCGCGTTCGCGTGCGGCGCGAACGACTACCTCGTCAAACTGCCGGACCGCATCGAGCTGGTCGCGCGGATCCGCTATCACTCGCGCTCGTACATGAACCTGCTGCAGCGCGACGAGGCCTATCGCGCGTTGCGGCAGTCGCAGCAGCAACTGCTCGAGGCCAATCTGGAACTGCGGCGCCTCACGCACTCGGACGGCCTCACCGGGCTGTCGAACCGCCGCTACCTCGACGAATATCTGGCCGCCGAATGGCGCCGCGGCGCGCGCGAGCGCAGCGAGCTGTCGCTGCTGATGATCGACGTCGACAACTTCAAGCTGTACAACGACACGTACGGGCACGTGTCGGGCGACGGCGTGCTCAGGCAGGTAGCCACGACGATCGAGCGCTGTCTCGCGCAGTCGGGCGATTTCGCCGCGCGTTTCGGCGGCGAGGAGTTCGCGGTCGTGATGCCGGCCACGACGCCGGGCGCCGCGCGGCTGCTCGGCGAGAAGATCCGCCTCGCGGTGGAGGCGTTGCGGCTGGAGCACACGCATTCGTCGACGGGACGCTACGTGACGATCAGCATCGGCGGCGCGAGCATCGTGCCCGCGCCGGGCGTGCCGGCCACCTTGCTGATCGAAGCGGCCGATCGCGCGCTGTATCGCGCGAAGCACGGCGGCAAGAATCGCGTCGACGTGGATGCGCAACCCACGCCGGCACCGCGGGCGCCGTCGGCCCCCGGCAGCGATCCGGACCGCTCGCCTACGCGGTGA
- a CDS encoding putative bifunctional diguanylate cyclase/phosphodiesterase — translation MNTEPQSSRYSAGLAAEVLASEQSVLRLITRNTPLPELLLEVCRRAEALLGDGAACSILLLDADRIHMHVGAAPSLPEQYSAAIEGLPIGPAVGSCGTAMHERRMVAVEDIETDPLWADYRALALSFGLRACWSVPFLDDAGTVLGAFAVYHHEPRCPTDTETDLLRDIGNSVGLAVHQDSIARQLVRSEEHHRLVVNSLNEGILVVSRDGVVTACNPSAHRMMRVKGDLVGRRLSTVILYKVHEDGTSIAPDDWPSRRALVTGASQLDYAAGFGLADGDIIWVRGNAVPIVKPGATQPESVLLSFHDIGPVREAQQQLRYLATRDALTGLYNRRWLSERMRELFGKRDPVAGPARVAVLFIDLDGFKKVNDTAGHDAGDALLRSVAARLVVCGSGRHALTRVGGDEFVILVEDCDDPDALAALAREVIDAIAKPFEIANNEYWLGVSIGISVAPRDGDDAATLMRNADSAMYDAKQRGRNHFTFFTAQLNLRLQRRFAIEQSLRRAISSDALRLAYQPVVDARSGRTVGAEALLRWTSPELGPLSPAEFIPVAEDTGLIVAIGQWVLETACRQAAEWRRTIAPDMMLSVNLSPRQFHEGLVESVYRCLALTKLDPRALQLEITEGVLMNDTETVLPMLEALADLNVRISVDDFGTGYSSLAYLKRFPLHNLKVDRSFVSGVPDHRDSVAITQAVVAMAHSLGMKVTAEGVETQAQSRFLQQIGCDMQQGYLFDRPLEAADYARRLVTA, via the coding sequence TTGAATACCGAACCGCAAAGTTCTCGCTACAGCGCCGGGCTCGCAGCGGAAGTACTCGCGTCCGAGCAGAGTGTGCTGCGGCTGATCACGCGCAACACGCCGCTGCCCGAGTTGCTCCTCGAGGTATGCCGGCGTGCCGAGGCGTTGCTCGGCGACGGGGCGGCCTGCTCGATCCTGCTGCTCGATGCGGATCGCATCCACATGCACGTCGGCGCGGCGCCGTCGCTGCCTGAACAGTACAGCGCCGCGATCGAAGGCCTGCCGATCGGGCCGGCCGTCGGTTCGTGCGGCACGGCGATGCACGAACGCCGGATGGTCGCCGTCGAGGACATCGAAACCGATCCGCTCTGGGCCGACTATCGTGCGCTCGCGCTGTCGTTCGGCCTGCGCGCGTGCTGGTCGGTGCCGTTTCTCGACGACGCGGGCACCGTGCTCGGCGCGTTCGCCGTCTACCATCACGAGCCGCGGTGTCCGACCGACACCGAAACCGACCTGCTGCGCGATATCGGCAATAGCGTCGGCCTCGCGGTGCACCAGGATTCGATCGCTCGGCAACTGGTGCGCAGCGAGGAACATCATCGGCTGGTGGTCAACAGCTTGAACGAAGGCATCCTGGTCGTGTCGCGCGACGGCGTGGTGACCGCGTGCAATCCGAGCGCGCACCGGATGATGCGCGTGAAGGGCGATCTGGTCGGGCGCCGGCTGTCGACGGTGATTCTCTACAAGGTGCACGAGGACGGCACGTCGATCGCGCCGGACGACTGGCCGAGCCGACGCGCGCTCGTCACGGGCGCCTCGCAGCTCGACTATGCGGCGGGCTTCGGGCTCGCGGACGGCGACATCATCTGGGTGCGCGGCAACGCGGTGCCGATCGTCAAGCCGGGCGCCACGCAGCCGGAATCGGTGCTGTTGTCGTTCCACGACATCGGACCCGTGCGCGAGGCGCAGCAGCAGCTGCGCTATCTGGCGACGCGCGATGCGCTGACCGGTCTGTACAACCGGCGCTGGCTGTCCGAGCGGATGCGCGAGCTGTTCGGCAAGCGCGACCCGGTTGCCGGACCCGCGCGCGTCGCGGTCCTGTTCATCGATCTGGACGGCTTCAAGAAGGTCAACGATACGGCCGGCCACGACGCCGGCGACGCGCTGCTGCGCAGCGTCGCGGCGCGGCTCGTCGTATGCGGCAGCGGCCGCCATGCGCTCACGCGCGTCGGCGGCGACGAGTTCGTGATCCTCGTCGAGGACTGCGACGATCCCGACGCGCTGGCCGCGCTCGCGCGCGAGGTGATCGACGCGATCGCGAAGCCGTTCGAGATCGCGAACAACGAGTACTGGCTCGGCGTGTCGATCGGCATCAGCGTCGCGCCGCGCGACGGCGACGACGCGGCCACGCTGATGCGCAACGCCGATTCCGCGATGTACGACGCGAAGCAGCGCGGTCGCAACCACTTCACGTTCTTCACCGCGCAGCTGAACCTGCGGCTGCAGCGCCGCTTCGCGATCGAGCAGTCGCTGCGCCGCGCGATCTCGTCGGATGCGCTGCGGCTCGCGTATCAACCGGTCGTCGACGCGCGCAGCGGCCGCACGGTCGGCGCGGAGGCGCTGTTGCGCTGGACCAGTCCGGAGCTCGGGCCGCTGTCGCCGGCGGAGTTCATCCCGGTCGCGGAAGACACGGGCCTGATCGTCGCGATCGGCCAATGGGTGCTCGAAACGGCCTGCCGGCAGGCCGCCGAATGGCGCCGCACGATCGCGCCCGACATGATGCTGTCCGTCAACCTGTCGCCGCGGCAGTTCCACGAGGGCCTCGTCGAATCGGTCTATCGCTGTCTCGCGCTGACGAAGCTCGATCCGCGCGCGCTGCAGCTCGAAATCACCGAGGGCGTGCTGATGAACGACACGGAAACCGTGCTGCCGATGCTCGAAGCGCTCGCGGACCTGAACGTGCGGATCTCCGTCGACGACTTCGGCACCGGCTATTCATCGCTCGCTTACCTGAAGCGCTTCCCGCTGCACAACCTGAAGGTCGACCGTTCGTTCGTGTCGGGCGTGCCCGATCACCGCGACTCGGTGGCGATCACGCAGGCCGTCGTCGCGATGGCGCACTCGCTCGGCATGAAGGTGACCGCGGAAGGCGTCGAGACGCAAGCGCAGTCGCGGTTCCTGCAGCAGATCGGTTGCGACATGCAACAGGGCTACCTGTTCGACCGGCCGCTCGAAGCGGCCGACTACGCGCGCCGCCTCGTCACCGCGTAG
- the mmsB gene encoding 3-hydroxyisobutyrate dehydrogenase yields MDIAFIGLGNMGGPMAANLLAAGHALTVFDLDAHALDAAVRAGATVAGSPRDAAARASLVVTMLPAAQHVRAVYLGDDGVLAGARAGATFVDCSTIDPDTVRAIADAAAQRNFAFADAPVSGGTGGAQAGTLTFMVGAEAALFARIRPLLLDMGKNVVHCGGTGTGQIAKICNNLLLGISMMGVSEAMALGAALGIDPVVLAGIINTSTGRCWSSETCNPYPGVNDAAPAARGYAGGFAANLMLKDLGLATEAARHARQPVWMGALAQQLYQSMSQHGLGALDFSACVKLYDAQPA; encoded by the coding sequence ATGGATATCGCATTCATCGGGCTCGGCAACATGGGCGGCCCCATGGCCGCCAACCTGCTCGCCGCCGGCCATGCGCTGACGGTGTTCGACCTGGACGCGCACGCGCTCGACGCGGCAGTGCGCGCCGGCGCGACGGTGGCCGGGTCGCCGCGCGACGCGGCCGCGCGCGCGTCGCTGGTCGTCACGATGCTGCCGGCCGCGCAGCATGTGCGCGCCGTCTATCTCGGCGATGACGGCGTGCTGGCCGGCGCTCGCGCCGGCGCGACCTTCGTCGACTGCAGCACGATCGACCCGGACACCGTGCGCGCCATCGCCGACGCGGCCGCGCAGCGCAACTTCGCGTTCGCCGATGCGCCAGTATCGGGCGGCACGGGCGGCGCGCAGGCCGGCACGCTGACCTTCATGGTCGGCGCGGAGGCGGCGCTGTTCGCGCGTATTCGCCCGTTGCTGCTCGACATGGGCAAGAACGTCGTGCATTGCGGCGGCACGGGCACCGGCCAGATCGCGAAGATCTGCAACAACCTGCTGCTCGGAATCTCGATGATGGGCGTGTCGGAAGCGATGGCGCTCGGCGCGGCGCTCGGCATCGATCCGGTCGTGCTGGCCGGCATCATCAACACGTCGACCGGCCGCTGCTGGAGTTCGGAAACCTGCAACCCCTACCCCGGCGTGAACGATGCGGCGCCCGCCGCGCGCGGCTATGCGGGCGGCTTTGCCGCGAACCTGATGCTCAAGGACCTCGGCCTCGCGACCGAAGCCGCGCGCCATGCGCGCCAGCCGGTGTGGATGGGCGCGCTCGCGCAGCAGCTGTATCAGTCGATGAGCCAGCACGGGCTCGGCGCGCTCGATTTCTCCGCTTGCGTGAAGCTGTACGACGCGCAGCCGGCGTGA
- a CDS encoding LysR family transcriptional regulator → MRPSTEPASGSLNWDDLRFFLEVARTQRASGAAKRLGVDYTTVARRIRALETAMGTLLFDKSRSGGFTLTAEGQRLVAYADAMETTVQSACDQLANTGHALSGHVRIGSTEGFGCFFLAPQLAQFRVAHPHVTVDLLPVPHFVNLPKREADLAITLERPERGPYVVTKLCDYQLRLYATRDYLANHPPIASTDDLAQHAFISYVDDLAFSSELLYLERAVPGATAGLRTTSVIAQVFAALQGGALAILPCFMAATQPALVPVLPHDVVVTRCFWLTCREDLRKLRRVTALWDYLRAAAELNRALLMGESAQLRFVGDPP, encoded by the coding sequence ATGCGACCATCCACCGAGCCGGCTTCCGGCAGCCTGAACTGGGACGACCTGCGCTTTTTCCTCGAAGTCGCGCGCACGCAGCGCGCGAGCGGGGCGGCCAAGCGGCTGGGCGTCGACTACACGACCGTGGCGCGCCGCATTCGCGCGCTCGAAACCGCGATGGGCACGCTGCTGTTCGACAAGTCGCGCTCGGGCGGCTTCACGCTGACGGCCGAGGGGCAGCGGCTCGTCGCGTATGCGGACGCGATGGAGACGACTGTGCAATCCGCCTGCGATCAGCTCGCCAATACCGGCCACGCGCTGTCGGGCCATGTGCGGATCGGCTCGACCGAAGGCTTCGGCTGCTTTTTCCTCGCGCCGCAGCTTGCGCAGTTCCGCGTCGCGCATCCGCACGTGACGGTCGATCTGCTGCCCGTCCCGCACTTCGTCAATCTGCCCAAGCGCGAAGCCGATCTGGCGATCACACTCGAGCGGCCGGAGCGCGGCCCTTACGTCGTCACGAAGCTATGTGACTATCAGCTGCGGCTCTATGCGACGCGCGACTATCTCGCGAACCATCCGCCGATCGCGAGCACCGACGACCTCGCGCAGCATGCGTTCATCAGCTACGTCGACGATCTCGCGTTCAGCAGCGAATTGCTGTACCTGGAGCGCGCGGTGCCGGGCGCGACGGCCGGGCTGCGCACCACGAGCGTGATCGCACAGGTGTTCGCGGCGCTGCAGGGCGGCGCGCTCGCGATCCTGCCGTGCTTCATGGCCGCCACGCAGCCGGCGCTGGTGCCGGTGTTGCCGCACGACGTGGTGGTCACGCGCTGTTTCTGGCTGACCTGTCGCGAAGATCTGCGCAAGCTGCGGCGCGTAACCGCCTTGTGGGATTACCTGCGCGCGGCCGCCGAGCTCAATCGCGCGTTGCTGATGGGGGAGTCGGCGCAGTTGCGCTTCGTCGGCGATCCGCCGTGA
- a CDS encoding CoA-acylating methylmalonate-semialdehyde dehydrogenase, with translation MNAAVPQTTLALPTAKLLIDGAFVESRSAEWGDIVNPATQQTIGRVPYATPHEVDAAIAAAQRAFQTWKTTSIGTRLRIMLKFQELVRRNLERIAHTLTAEQGKTLPDAQGDIFRGLEVVEHACSIGTLQLGEFAENVAGGVDTYTLRQPIGVCAGITPFNFPAMIPLWMFPMAIVCGNTFVLKPSEQDPLSTMELVELAIEAGVPKGVLNVVHGGKDVVDRLCTHPDIKAISFVGSTRVGTHVYNLGSQHGKRVQSMMGAKNHAVVLPDAHREQTINALVGAGFGAAGQRCMATSVVVLVGSARDWLPELVEKAKTLKVNAGSEAGTDVGPVVSRSAKARILSLIDAGVKEGAKLELDGRDVTVRGYEQGNFVGPTLFSGVTTDMTIYREEIFGPVVVVMEVDTLDEAIALVNANPMGNGVGLFTQSGAAARKFQSEIDVGQVGINIPIPVPVPYFSFTGSRGSKLGDLGPYGKQVVQFYTQTKTVTARWFDDDATAGGVNTTIALR, from the coding sequence ATGAACGCAGCAGTTCCCCAGACCACCCTCGCGCTGCCCACCGCCAAGCTGCTGATCGACGGCGCCTTCGTCGAATCGCGCAGCGCCGAATGGGGCGACATCGTGAACCCTGCCACGCAGCAAACGATCGGCCGCGTGCCGTACGCGACGCCCCACGAGGTCGATGCCGCGATCGCCGCCGCGCAGCGCGCGTTTCAGACGTGGAAGACGACGTCGATCGGCACGCGCCTGCGCATCATGCTGAAGTTCCAGGAGCTCGTGCGCCGCAATCTCGAGCGGATCGCGCACACGCTGACCGCCGAGCAGGGCAAGACGCTGCCCGACGCGCAAGGCGACATCTTCCGAGGGCTCGAAGTGGTCGAGCATGCCTGCTCGATCGGCACGCTGCAGCTCGGCGAATTCGCCGAGAACGTCGCGGGCGGCGTCGACACCTACACGCTGCGCCAGCCGATCGGCGTCTGCGCCGGCATCACGCCGTTCAACTTCCCGGCGATGATCCCGCTGTGGATGTTCCCGATGGCGATCGTGTGCGGCAACACGTTCGTGCTGAAGCCGTCCGAACAGGACCCGCTGTCGACGATGGAACTGGTCGAGCTGGCGATCGAGGCCGGCGTGCCGAAGGGCGTGCTCAACGTCGTGCACGGCGGCAAGGACGTGGTCGACCGGCTCTGCACGCATCCCGACATCAAGGCGATCTCGTTCGTCGGCTCGACGCGCGTCGGCACGCACGTGTACAACCTCGGCAGCCAGCACGGCAAACGTGTGCAGTCGATGATGGGCGCGAAGAATCACGCGGTCGTGCTGCCCGATGCGCATCGCGAGCAAACGATAAACGCGCTGGTCGGCGCAGGCTTCGGCGCGGCCGGCCAGCGCTGCATGGCGACGTCGGTGGTCGTGCTGGTCGGCAGCGCGCGCGACTGGCTGCCCGAGCTGGTGGAAAAGGCGAAGACGCTGAAGGTCAACGCGGGCTCGGAGGCAGGCACCGACGTCGGACCGGTGGTGTCGCGCAGCGCGAAGGCGCGCATCCTGTCGCTGATCGACGCGGGCGTCAAGGAAGGCGCGAAGCTCGAGCTCGACGGCCGCGACGTGACGGTGCGCGGCTACGAGCAGGGCAACTTCGTCGGCCCGACGTTGTTCTCGGGCGTAACGACCGACATGACGATCTACCGCGAAGAAATCTTCGGCCCGGTGGTGGTCGTGATGGAAGTCGACACGCTCGACGAAGCCATCGCGCTCGTCAACGCGAACCCGATGGGCAACGGCGTGGGCCTCTTCACGCAAAGCGGCGCGGCCGCGCGCAAGTTCCAGAGCGAGATCGACGTCGGCCAGGTCGGCATCAACATCCCGATCCCGGTGCCGGTGCCCTACTTCAGCTTCACCGGCTCGCGCGGCTCGAAGCTCGGCGATCTCGGCCCGTACGGCAAGCAGGTCGTGCAGTTCTACACGCAGACCAAGACGGTCACCGCGCGCTGGTTCGACGACGACGCGACGGCCGGCGGCGTGAACACCACGATCGCATTGCGCTGA
- a CDS encoding DUF2891 domain-containing protein encodes MTDRLTAELAAKFASLALAHLTREYPNKLTHELAGPHDVQGPRALHPIFYGSYDWHSCVHGYWLVLRVLERYPALPQAAQIVAVVDAHFTDANVAGERAYLALPHNRGFERPYGWAWLLALSGQLERLALSGAVPQAARWAKTMAPLADLFVSRFETFLPKATYPLRVGTHFNTAFALALAHDFARATRRDGLAALIADTAKRWHLNDVACQAWEPSGDEFLSPALMEAELMRRVLPAADFDGWFARFLPDLARGEPATLFTPATVSDRSDGKIAHLDGLNLSRAWCQRSLARALPEHDGRRAKLLDAAERHLSSALAHVAGDYMGEHWLATFALLAIEA; translated from the coding sequence ATGACCGACCGACTGACTGCCGAGCTGGCCGCGAAATTCGCGTCGCTCGCGCTCGCGCACCTGACCCGCGAATATCCGAACAAGCTCACGCACGAGCTCGCCGGCCCGCACGACGTGCAGGGGCCGCGTGCGCTGCACCCGATCTTCTACGGCAGCTACGACTGGCATTCCTGCGTGCACGGCTACTGGCTCGTGCTGCGCGTGCTCGAGCGCTATCCGGCGCTGCCGCAGGCCGCGCAGATCGTCGCCGTCGTCGATGCGCATTTCACCGACGCGAACGTCGCCGGCGAACGCGCGTATCTCGCGCTGCCGCACAACAGAGGTTTCGAGCGGCCCTATGGTTGGGCGTGGCTGCTCGCGCTGTCCGGACAACTGGAGCGGCTCGCGCTGAGCGGCGCGGTGCCGCAGGCGGCGCGCTGGGCGAAGACGATGGCGCCGCTCGCCGACTTGTTCGTGTCGCGCTTCGAGACGTTCCTGCCGAAAGCGACCTATCCGCTGCGCGTCGGCACGCACTTCAACACCGCGTTCGCGCTCGCGCTCGCGCATGATTTCGCGCGCGCCACGCGGCGCGACGGGCTCGCCGCGCTGATCGCCGATACCGCGAAGCGCTGGCATCTGAACGACGTCGCGTGCCAGGCGTGGGAGCCCTCGGGCGACGAGTTCCTGTCGCCCGCGCTGATGGAGGCGGAGCTGATGCGGCGCGTGCTGCCGGCCGCCGACTTCGACGGCTGGTTTGCACGCTTCCTGCCGGATCTCGCGCGCGGCGAACCGGCGACGCTGTTCACGCCGGCGACGGTCAGCGACCGCAGCGACGGCAAGATCGCGCATCTGGACGGCTTGAACCTGAGCCGCGCGTGGTGCCAGCGTTCACTGGCGCGCGCGCTGCCCGAACACGACGGGCGGCGCGCGAAACTGCTGGATGCGGCCGAGCGCCATCTGTCGAGCGCGCTCGCGCACGTGGCCGGTGACTACATGGGCGAACATTGGCTCGCGACGTTCGCGTTGCTCGCGATCGAAGCGTAA
- a CDS encoding MFS transporter, with protein sequence MQTRSTLDEHAAVAAPAPARTAKHYLLAGWASMAGTTIEWYDFFLYGTAAALVFNRIFFPSLDPVVGTLAAFGTFAVGFIGRPMGGIVFGHFGDRIGRKSMLMITLLLMGVPSMIIGLIPSYEHIGYWAAALLIAMRFLQGMAVGGEWGGAVLMAVEHAPKGRKGLFGSLPQTGVGLGLILSSVAMAAVAALPEADMLSWGWRVPFLASIALVGLGWFIRAKVPESPDFENVRRQGKAEKSPVTAALRRHPREVLTIVGARAAENTWFYMVVTFSLAYATQQLHLPKAEMLHAITAGAALSLVTMPLCGHLGDRIGQRRMFALGLVLMCAFAAPFFMLLGTQQTSYAWWAIVLGLGVVFPILYAPESLLFAQQFPAEIRYSGISLSVQLAGVIGGGFAPMIATSLLKAGGGQPHYVIAYLVGFGAFALLCTALMRPARA encoded by the coding sequence ATGCAGACCCGATCCACCCTCGATGAGCACGCGGCCGTCGCGGCGCCGGCGCCCGCCCGCACCGCGAAGCACTATCTGCTGGCCGGTTGGGCCAGCATGGCCGGCACCACGATCGAGTGGTACGACTTCTTCCTGTACGGCACCGCCGCCGCGCTCGTGTTCAACCGCATCTTCTTCCCGTCGCTCGATCCGGTCGTCGGCACGCTCGCCGCATTCGGCACGTTCGCGGTCGGCTTCATCGGCCGGCCGATGGGCGGCATCGTGTTCGGCCACTTCGGCGATCGCATCGGCCGCAAGTCGATGCTGATGATCACGCTGCTGCTGATGGGCGTGCCGAGCATGATCATCGGGCTGATCCCGTCGTACGAGCACATCGGCTACTGGGCCGCCGCGCTGCTGATCGCCATGCGCTTCCTGCAAGGGATGGCCGTCGGCGGCGAATGGGGTGGCGCGGTGCTGATGGCCGTCGAGCACGCACCGAAGGGCCGCAAGGGGCTGTTCGGCAGCCTGCCGCAGACCGGCGTCGGGCTCGGACTGATCCTGTCGTCTGTCGCGATGGCCGCGGTAGCCGCGCTGCCCGAAGCCGACATGCTGTCGTGGGGCTGGCGCGTGCCGTTCCTCGCGAGCATCGCGCTGGTCGGCCTCGGCTGGTTCATCCGTGCGAAGGTGCCGGAGTCGCCCGACTTCGAGAACGTGCGGCGTCAGGGCAAGGCCGAGAAGTCGCCGGTGACGGCCGCGCTGCGCCGCCATCCGCGCGAGGTGCTGACGATCGTCGGCGCGCGTGCGGCCGAAAACACGTGGTTCTACATGGTCGTCACGTTCTCGCTCGCCTATGCGACGCAGCAGCTGCACCTGCCGAAGGCCGAGATGCTGCACGCGATCACGGCAGGCGCCGCGCTGTCGCTCGTCACGATGCCGTTGTGCGGCCATCTCGGCGACCGCATCGGCCAGCGCCGGATGTTCGCGCTCGGCCTCGTGCTGATGTGCGCGTTCGCCGCGCCGTTCTTCATGCTGCTCGGCACGCAGCAGACCTCGTATGCGTGGTGGGCGATCGTGCTCGGCCTCGGCGTCGTGTTCCCGATTCTGTATGCGCCCGAGTCGCTGCTGTTCGCGCAGCAGTTTCCCGCGGAAATCCGCTACAGCGGCATTTCGCTGTCGGTGCAGCTGGCCGGCGTGATCGGCGGCGGCTTCGCGCCGATGATCGCGACGTCGCTGCTCAAGGCCGGCGGCGGCCAGCCGCACTACGTGATCGCGTATCTCGTCGGCTTCGGCGCGTTCGCGCTGCTGTGCACCGCGCTCATGCGTCCGGCCCGGGCGTAA
- a CDS encoding DUF969 domain-containing protein: protein MLVLIGVPIVVIGFALRFNALLVVTIAGLATGLAGGMDIVGIVSAFGKAFAENRYMGLIWLTLPVIALLERNGLKEQAKRMISRVHAATTGRVLMLYFVLRQVSAALGLTSLGGHAQMVRPLIAPMAEAAAVGRHGELPESVRQQIRAHASAADNVAVFFGEDIFIAIQSILLIKGFLEQNGISIEPLQLSVWAIPTALAALLIHCARLALLDRRLSRGFGAFAREGAR from the coding sequence ATGCTGGTGCTGATTGGGGTGCCGATCGTCGTGATCGGTTTCGCGCTGCGCTTCAACGCGCTGCTGGTCGTGACGATCGCCGGGCTCGCGACGGGGCTGGCGGGCGGGATGGACATCGTCGGCATCGTGAGCGCGTTCGGCAAGGCGTTCGCCGAGAACCGCTACATGGGCCTCATCTGGCTGACGCTGCCGGTGATCGCGCTGCTCGAGCGCAACGGACTGAAGGAGCAGGCGAAGCGGATGATCTCGCGCGTGCACGCGGCGACGACCGGGCGCGTGCTGATGCTGTACTTCGTGCTGCGCCAGGTGAGCGCCGCGCTCGGCCTCACGTCGCTCGGCGGCCACGCGCAGATGGTGCGGCCGCTGATCGCGCCGATGGCCGAGGCCGCGGCGGTCGGCCGCCACGGCGAGCTGCCGGAGTCGGTGCGCCAGCAGATCCGCGCGCACGCCTCGGCGGCCGACAACGTCGCCGTGTTCTTCGGCGAGGACATCTTCATCGCGATCCAGTCGATCCTGCTGATCAAGGGCTTTCTCGAACAGAACGGCATCTCGATCGAGCCGCTGCAGCTGTCGGTGTGGGCGATTCCGACCGCGCTCGCCGCGCTGCTGATCCATTGCGCGCGGCTCGCGCTGCTCGACCGGCGGCTGTCGCGCGGCTTCGGCGCGTTCGCGCGGGAGGGCGCGCGATGA